In Mercurialis annua linkage group LG6, ddMerAnnu1.2, whole genome shotgun sequence, the following are encoded in one genomic region:
- the LOC126686396 gene encoding uncharacterized protein LOC126686396, protein MAHKVPSFGVMASTLVGIRPQYAHNYTPQSGSSTPGVRFSQINVLDPTTKIEFERSGINPNFFHIRSCFLNKYWSFCNATTDDVILLSGQKNEDTSHFSCTLFELIFEEQQRIYFIRSVFRRRFLHFSLNGGILRLGLRTDTPPTPDPNNVDTQGCRFRLMEWDTFVKLPKYVTFRGHNNKFLKANMYSISASADESNNNDTAFEVIETGDGHVELRTSFNGEHWFNSNHHRNFISPFPSQPGPRSSTRFWPVKVSGNVIALRSASNERFCRHLSQGHSYVDCLNASGTAINSDARLTVGEPVNARRMYDVRYHMDNARIYGQRAVVAGTGRATNRGREEAMLSVDISFEDRSSYTFTNSRSLTTGISTTITAGFGKIASLEVGIEISSEQTVSTELGKEVSRTITSGTSYSVPVPPMSTVIVNYVATEGKCDIPFSYTQRDQDSINGTFRYSNNVDGVYTGVNYFHFDYDQPRFRSLQEEENVE, encoded by the exons ATGGCTCATAAAGTTCCATCATTTGGCGTTATGGCATCAACACTGGTAGGCATTAGGCCGCAATATGCACATAATTACACCCCACAGTCAGGTAGTTCTACTCCTGGAGTTCGATTTTCACAAATAAATGTTTTAGATCCCACCACCAAGATTGAATTTGAGAGATCGGGAATCAATCCCAACTTTTTTCACATTCGGTCTTGTTTTCTCAACAAGTACTGGTCATTTTGCAATGCAACCACAGACGACGTCATTTTGCTCTCCGGCCAAAAAAATGAAGATACGTCCCATTTTTCATGTACATTGTTCGAGCTAATTTTTGAGGAACAGCAAAGAATCTATTTCATCAGATCCGTTTTCAGAAGAAGGTTTCTCCACTTTAGTTTGAACGGCGGCATTTTGCGGCTAGGTCTTCGAACAGATACTCCGCCGACCCCAGATCCAAATAACGTTGATACTCAGGGGTGTCGTTTCAGATTGATGGAGTGGGATACGTTCGTAAAACTGCCCAAGTATGTAACATTCAGAGGACATAATAACAAGTTCCTCAAAGCGAATATGTATAGCATTTCAGCCTCAGCGGATGAAAGCAATAACAATGACACCGCCTTCGAGGTCATTGAGACGGGAGATGGACATGTCGAGTTACGGACTTCATTTAATGGCGAACATTGGTTTAACAGTAATCATCATAGAAATTTTATAAGTCCATTTCCATCTCAACCGGGTCCAAGATCATCGACTCGGTTTTGGCCGGTCAAAGTTAGTGGCAACGTAATTGCTCTTCGTAGCGCAAGCAATGAAAGATTCTGTAGACACCTTTCGCAGGGGCATTCGTATGTAGATTGCCTCAATGCTTCCGGAACCGCAATTAATTCAGACGCTAGATTAACAGTGGGCGAACCGGTTAATGCGAGGCGAATGTATGACGTTAGATATCACATGGATAACGCTCGGATATATGGTCAAAGAGCTGTCGTAGCAGGAACCGGCCGTGCTACTAACAGGGGACGAGAAGAAGCTATGCTAAGTGTCGACATTTCTTTTGAGGACCGTTCCTCTTACACTTTTACAAACAGCAGATCGTTAACGACAG GTATTAGTACCACTATTACTGCTGGTTTTGGAAAAATAGCATCGTTGGAGGTAGGTATCGAGATATCATCTGAGCAAACTGTTTCAACGGAGTTAGGTAAAGAAGTATCGAGAACAATCACCTCAGGAACTTCATATTCAGTACCTGTACCGCCGATGAGCACAGTAATAGTTAATTATGTGGCAACAGAAGGGAAATGCGATATTCCTTTCTCATACACCCAGCGAGATCAGGATTCTATTAATGGAACTTTTCGTTATAGTAATAATGTGGATGGTGTTTATACTGGTGTCAATTATTTCCACTTCGACTATGACCAACCTCGGTTTAGAAGCCTGCAAGAAGAAGAGAATGTTGAATAA